One Halolamina litorea genomic window carries:
- a CDS encoding DUF367 family protein, producing MDLHVRYEGDDDPEKCTARKLSRFDLAELHRSDRATPYGVVLNPHAERALSPADRDAAEHALVALDCSWESAGEKQFTIDGDHRALPYLVAANPVNFGRPMQLNTVEAFAAALVILGETAQAEQILSKFTWGETFLELNEEPLRRYSECADSEEVVAIQQEYLDR from the coding sequence GTGGACCTGCACGTTCGCTACGAGGGCGACGACGACCCCGAGAAGTGCACCGCCCGGAAGCTCTCGCGGTTCGACCTCGCCGAGCTACACCGATCGGACCGCGCGACTCCCTACGGAGTGGTGCTGAACCCCCACGCCGAGCGTGCGCTCTCGCCCGCCGACCGCGACGCCGCCGAACACGCGCTCGTCGCACTCGACTGCTCGTGGGAGTCAGCTGGCGAGAAGCAGTTCACCATCGACGGCGACCACCGCGCGCTCCCCTATCTCGTCGCCGCCAACCCGGTGAACTTCGGCCGGCCGATGCAGCTCAACACCGTCGAGGCGTTCGCCGCCGCGCTCGTCATCCTCGGCGAAACGGCCCAGGCCGAGCAGATCCTCTCGAAGTTCACCTGGGGCGAGACGTTCCTCGAACTCAACGAGGAGCCGCTCAGACGCTACAGCGAGTGTGCGGATTCCGAAGAAGTCGTGGCGATCCAGCAGGAGTATCTGGATCGATAA
- a CDS encoding DUF6498-containing protein: MSSSRRAFLPTLVANALPLVGIALLDWRVAEVLAVYWLELATAFLAYGAAALFAARPVVLEGREAFFLPAVGRNTERAPKWECEPSPVDVPGPLPPIYPRNGRLVAATLFWGFGLLAVPLIAAPEAVDAALSLPLLGTTATMLGAHVLDLRREFFDEGQYEERSAHTVLEVPGRLLAFASIYVALAAAVGGGGLLFILALLYEAGVTVPDSDAGVLFGASMIAGKLLAEWGRFDAARADEPGWLGTWFQPEKPEA, encoded by the coding sequence ATGTCCTCCTCCCGCCGCGCGTTCCTGCCGACGCTGGTCGCGAACGCGCTGCCGCTGGTCGGGATCGCCCTGCTCGACTGGCGTGTCGCCGAGGTGCTCGCGGTCTACTGGCTGGAACTGGCGACGGCGTTCCTCGCCTACGGCGCCGCCGCGCTGTTCGCGGCGCGGCCGGTCGTACTGGAGGGTCGCGAGGCGTTCTTCCTCCCGGCCGTGGGTCGGAACACCGAGCGCGCCCCGAAGTGGGAGTGCGAACCGAGCCCTGTCGACGTGCCGGGGCCGCTGCCGCCGATCTACCCGCGGAACGGTCGATTGGTGGCGGCGACGCTGTTCTGGGGGTTCGGCCTGCTCGCAGTTCCGCTGATCGCCGCGCCGGAGGCCGTCGACGCCGCGCTCTCACTCCCCCTGCTGGGGACGACGGCGACGATGCTCGGTGCACACGTACTGGACCTCCGCCGGGAGTTCTTCGATGAGGGGCAGTACGAGGAGCGATCGGCCCACACGGTGCTTGAGGTCCCGGGCCGACTGCTCGCGTTCGCCTCAATCTACGTTGCGCTCGCGGCAGCCGTCGGCGGCGGCGGGCTGCTGTTCATCCTCGCGCTGCTGTACGAGGCCGGCGTGACCGTCCCCGACTCCGACGCCGGCGTCCTGTTCGGGGCGTCGATGATCGCCGGGAAGCTCCTCGCGGAGTGGGGCCGCTTCGACGCCGCACGAGCCGACGAACCGGGCTGGCTGGGCACGTGGTTCCAGCCTGAGAAGCCGGAAGCGTGA
- a CDS encoding pyruvoyl-dependent arginine decarboxylase, protein MSSIIHVVAGAGTAPTAKAAYDAALADANLHNYNLVPVSSVVPADAEVVRVESAPDLGPAGNRLNVVQAKAAAVGPETVAAGIGWTTGPGAGLFYEADAEAEADVEARLEAGLAAGRELRDWSFDHEETLIETAEASPGEHTCVVVLAAYGESEPIC, encoded by the coding sequence ATGAGCAGCATCATCCACGTCGTCGCCGGTGCCGGTACCGCGCCGACGGCCAAGGCCGCCTACGACGCCGCGCTGGCCGACGCGAACCTCCACAACTACAACCTCGTCCCCGTCTCCTCGGTCGTGCCCGCCGACGCCGAGGTCGTCAGGGTCGAGTCGGCACCCGACCTCGGCCCCGCGGGGAACCGGCTCAACGTCGTGCAGGCGAAAGCGGCCGCCGTCGGCCCCGAAACCGTCGCCGCCGGGATCGGGTGGACGACCGGTCCCGGGGCGGGACTGTTCTACGAGGCCGACGCCGAGGCCGAAGCCGACGTGGAAGCCCGCCTCGAAGCCGGCCTCGCCGCCGGTCGGGAGCTTCGGGACTGGTCGTTCGACCACGAGGAGACGCTGATCGAGACCGCCGAGGCGTCGCCCGGCGAGCACACCTGCGTGGTCGTGCTGGCGGCCTACGGCGAGAGCGAGCCGATCTGCTGA
- a CDS encoding nuclear transport factor 2 family protein translates to MSQTAPVERYYEAIDARDDEALRAVLAPEFRHDRPDRTIEGRERFVAFMADERPRTDTTHRLEGVFLPTAADAGAAEVAVHGRLLGDDGEELFGFVDLFTVVDGKILELETFTA, encoded by the coding sequence ATGAGTCAGACCGCGCCGGTCGAGCGGTACTACGAGGCGATCGATGCGAGGGACGACGAGGCGTTGCGCGCCGTCCTCGCCCCGGAGTTCCGCCACGACCGCCCGGACCGGACGATCGAGGGCCGCGAGCGGTTCGTCGCGTTCATGGCCGACGAGCGGCCCCGGACCGACACCACCCACCGTCTCGAGGGGGTCTTCCTCCCGACGGCGGCCGACGCCGGGGCTGCCGAGGTCGCGGTTCACGGCCGCCTGCTCGGCGACGACGGCGAGGAACTGTTCGGGTTCGTCGACCTGTTCACCGTCGTCGACGGGAAGATACTGGAACTGGAGACGTTCACGGCCTGA
- the pan2 gene encoding proteasome-activating nucleotidase Pan2: MSRSPSLPDRPRLDLDPDMSQAERLEAIREHFERLVQVNEELDERLHDAEGRKSELREEVDQLKRRNETLKTSSLYLATVEELTEDGVVIKQHGNNQEVLTELSPALEGEVEAGDRVAINDSFSVQELLDDETDARAQAMEVEASPDVVYDDIGGIDDQIREVREAVEDPLVNADVFREVGVEPPSGVLLHGPPGTGKTMLAKAVANETDATFIKMAGSELVRKFIGEGARLVRDLFELAAEREPAVIFIDEIDAVATTRTDSKTSGDAEVQRTMMQLLSEMDGFDDRGEIRIMAATNRFDMLDEAILRPGRFDRLIEVPKPNAEGRERILEIHASELNLAEDVDFGELAEQLEDYSGAEIAALTTEAGMFAIRDEREEVRAEDFEAAHEKIEKASEDAPGTGLTHYQ, from the coding sequence ATGTCACGCAGTCCGTCCCTCCCCGACCGTCCCCGGCTCGACTTGGACCCGGACATGTCCCAAGCCGAGCGCCTGGAGGCGATCAGGGAACACTTCGAGCGGCTCGTGCAAGTCAACGAGGAGTTGGACGAACGGCTCCACGACGCGGAGGGGCGCAAGTCCGAACTCCGCGAGGAAGTCGACCAACTCAAACGCCGCAACGAGACGCTCAAGACCTCGTCGCTCTACCTGGCGACGGTCGAAGAGCTGACCGAGGACGGCGTCGTGATCAAGCAACACGGCAACAACCAGGAGGTCCTCACCGAACTCTCCCCCGCCCTCGAGGGCGAGGTCGAGGCCGGTGACCGGGTCGCCATCAACGACTCCTTCTCGGTCCAAGAGCTGCTCGACGACGAGACCGACGCCCGCGCACAGGCGATGGAGGTCGAGGCGTCGCCGGACGTCGTCTACGACGACATCGGCGGCATCGACGACCAGATCCGCGAGGTGCGCGAGGCCGTCGAGGACCCGCTGGTCAACGCCGACGTGTTCCGCGAGGTCGGCGTCGAGCCCCCGAGCGGCGTCCTGCTCCACGGCCCGCCGGGGACGGGGAAGACGATGCTCGCGAAGGCCGTCGCCAACGAGACCGACGCGACGTTCATCAAGATGGCCGGCTCCGAACTCGTCCGGAAGTTCATCGGGGAGGGTGCCCGCCTCGTGCGGGACCTGTTCGAACTCGCCGCCGAGCGCGAGCCCGCCGTCATCTTCATCGACGAGATCGACGCCGTCGCCACCACCCGGACGGACTCCAAGACCTCCGGCGACGCCGAGGTCCAGCGGACGATGATGCAGCTCCTGTCGGAGATGGACGGCTTCGACGACCGCGGCGAGATCCGCATCATGGCCGCCACCAACCGCTTCGACATGCTCGACGAAGCGATCCTCCGACCCGGTCGCTTCGACCGCCTGATCGAGGTGCCCAAGCCCAACGCCGAGGGCCGCGAGCGCATCCTCGAGATCCACGCCAGCGAACTCAACCTCGCCGAGGACGTGGACTTCGGCGAACTCGCCGAACAGCTCGAGGACTACTCCGGCGCCGAGATCGCCGCGCTCACCACCGAGGCGGGGATGTTCGCCATCCGCGACGAGCGCGAGGAGGTCCGCGCCGAGGACTTCGAGGCCGCCCACGAGAAGATCGAGAAGGCCTCCGAGGACGCACCGGGGACCGGGCTCACTCACTACCAGTAA
- the pepF gene encoding oligoendopeptidase F — MSTVPEREEIDEEYKWDLESIFPDEEHWQEAYDDVEERIDDLREYEGRATESAETLDELLTEYEDVMRDVAKVSAYASLRSSEDTRDQEYQAIGAKAEALRSDASSATSFLEPELQELDWEEIEAMMEAEPDLQEFEHFFDDALRMKPHTRSAEVEELLADLSEITNAPSDIYGMLSNADLTFPTVEKPDGEEVEITQSNFTKLQKHEDREFRRETYEQYYEAWDDYRNTVGTSLQNSTKKDVKLAEARNYDTAREAALDGTNVPTEVYDTLVDTVHDNLDYLQRHADLKRQALGVDELGMHDLYMSLTGEEGPEITYAQAKEWIVEAVEPLGPEYQARMEQGLENRWVDVYENRGKRSGAFSSGTYDTQPFILMNFQDDISSLFTLAHELGHSMHSELAKEEQPWQYSNYEIFVAEVASTVNETLLTHYLLENVDDEEIRVHALDQYLERIRSTLYRQTMFADFEQRIHERAENGQPLTPDAFDEVYGGLKSEFYANADVDDLIAKEWMRIPHFYYNFYVYQYSTGISAAVAIVEKIREEGEDAAQAYRDALAAGGSEYPIDVLEIAGIDMTSPEPIESALSAYGERLDDAAELLDLE, encoded by the coding sequence ATGAGCACTGTCCCCGAACGCGAGGAGATCGACGAGGAGTACAAGTGGGATCTGGAGTCGATCTTCCCGGACGAGGAGCACTGGCAGGAGGCGTACGACGACGTCGAGGAACGGATCGACGACCTGCGGGAGTACGAGGGTCGCGCGACGGAAAGCGCCGAGACGCTGGACGAACTGCTGACCGAGTACGAGGACGTGATGCGTGACGTGGCGAAGGTGTCGGCCTACGCCAGCCTGCGCTCCTCCGAGGACACTCGGGACCAGGAGTACCAGGCCATCGGCGCCAAGGCCGAGGCGTTGCGGTCCGACGCCTCCAGCGCGACCAGCTTCCTCGAGCCGGAACTGCAGGAACTCGACTGGGAGGAGATCGAGGCGATGATGGAGGCGGAACCCGACCTCCAGGAGTTCGAGCACTTCTTCGACGACGCGCTGCGGATGAAGCCCCACACGCGCTCCGCCGAGGTCGAGGAGCTACTCGCCGACCTTTCGGAGATCACCAACGCGCCCTCCGACATCTACGGGATGCTCTCGAACGCCGACCTGACGTTCCCGACCGTCGAGAAGCCCGACGGCGAGGAAGTCGAGATCACCCAGAGCAACTTCACGAAGCTCCAGAAACACGAGGACCGGGAGTTCCGCCGCGAGACCTACGAGCAGTACTACGAGGCGTGGGACGACTACCGGAACACCGTCGGCACCTCCCTCCAGAACAGCACCAAGAAGGACGTGAAACTGGCCGAGGCCCGTAACTACGACACCGCCCGCGAGGCCGCCCTCGACGGCACCAACGTCCCGACGGAGGTGTACGACACGCTGGTGGACACGGTCCACGACAACCTCGACTACCTCCAGCGCCACGCCGACCTCAAACGGCAGGCCCTCGGCGTCGACGAACTCGGGATGCACGACCTCTACATGTCACTCACCGGCGAGGAGGGTCCCGAGATCACGTACGCACAGGCCAAGGAGTGGATCGTCGAGGCCGTCGAACCCCTCGGGCCGGAGTACCAGGCCCGGATGGAGCAGGGGCTGGAGAACCGCTGGGTCGACGTCTACGAGAACCGCGGGAAGCGCTCGGGCGCGTTCTCCTCGGGCACCTACGACACCCAGCCGTTCATCCTGATGAACTTCCAGGACGACATCTCCTCGCTGTTCACGCTGGCCCACGAACTCGGCCACTCGATGCACTCGGAACTGGCCAAGGAGGAGCAGCCGTGGCAGTACTCCAACTACGAGATATTCGTGGCCGAGGTCGCGAGCACGGTCAACGAGACGCTACTGACCCACTACCTCCTCGAGAACGTCGACGACGAGGAGATCCGCGTCCACGCGCTGGACCAGTACCTCGAGCGCATCCGCTCGACGCTCTACCGCCAGACGATGTTCGCGGACTTCGAACAGCGCATCCACGAGCGCGCCGAGAACGGCCAGCCGCTCACCCCCGACGCCTTCGACGAGGTGTACGGCGGGCTGAAGTCGGAGTTCTACGCGAACGCCGACGTGGACGACCTGATCGCCAAGGAGTGGATGCGCATCCCCCACTTCTACTACAACTTCTACGTCTACCAGTACTCGACTGGTATCTCGGCGGCCGTCGCCATCGTCGAGAAGATCCGCGAGGAGGGTGAGGACGCCGCACAGGCCTACCGCGACGCGCTCGCGGCCGGCGGCAGCGAGTACCCCATCGACGTGCTCGAGATCGCGGGCATCGACATGACCAGCCCTGAGCCTATCGAGTCCGCCCTGTCGGCGTACGGCGAGCGACTCGACGACGCCGCGGAGCTACTGGACCTAGAGTAA
- the truA gene encoding tRNA pseudouridine(38-40) synthase TruA → MRAFRLAYDGRPFYGFQRQPDVKTVEGTLFGTLETAGIIDAGETPPGYAAAGRTDAGVSAVAQTVAFEAPDWCTPAALNGRLPGSIRAWAAADVPESFHATHAASERHYTYHLHAPDADDAAAAEAAARLSGEHDFHNFTSDETGTVRDVAVGVDRDGEFLEITVAASGFPRGFVRRVVGVLAEVAVHGHPLDRVDETLGEASLQGGKGVPRMPAEPLVLTGVDYPGVEFAVDEEAATSARGVFEARRVGGLERVRVAESVLAGLE, encoded by the coding sequence ATGCGGGCGTTCAGGCTGGCCTACGACGGGCGGCCGTTCTACGGCTTCCAGCGACAGCCGGACGTGAAAACCGTCGAGGGGACGCTGTTCGGCACGCTCGAAACGGCCGGGATCATCGACGCCGGCGAGACGCCGCCGGGCTACGCGGCCGCCGGGCGGACCGACGCCGGGGTCTCGGCGGTCGCCCAGACCGTCGCCTTCGAGGCGCCGGACTGGTGTACGCCCGCCGCGCTCAACGGCCGGCTTCCCGGGTCGATCCGGGCGTGGGCGGCCGCCGACGTTCCCGAATCGTTCCACGCGACCCACGCCGCCAGCGAACGGCACTACACCTACCACCTGCACGCTCCCGACGCCGACGACGCTGCGGCGGCCGAGGCGGCCGCGCGGCTCTCGGGTGAACACGACTTCCACAACTTCACGAGCGACGAGACGGGGACCGTGCGCGACGTGGCCGTCGGCGTCGATCGCGACGGCGAGTTTCTCGAGATCACGGTCGCGGCGAGCGGCTTCCCGCGGGGGTTCGTCCGTAGGGTAGTCGGCGTGTTGGCGGAGGTCGCCGTCCACGGCCACCCGCTCGACCGGGTCGACGAGACCCTCGGCGAGGCGTCGCTACAGGGCGGGAAAGGCGTCCCGCGGATGCCCGCCGAGCCGCTGGTGCTGACCGGCGTCGACTACCCCGGCGTCGAGTTCGCCGTCGACGAGGAAGCCGCGACGAGCGCGAGAGGGGTGTTCGAGGCCCGACGCGTCGGCGGACTGGAGCGCGTCCGGGTGGCGGAGTCGGTGCTCGCCGGACTGGAGTAG
- a CDS encoding DUF5811 family protein produces the protein MNGTNYAGGHGIMGGPSKEVELSADEKRGLRRAVAGIVSRTESYLPDGYVVGSELTYGSNGPEATVAVRPPAGHPVSAGFQPDAEDIEAGLDDADRDEVAKGLAASAAAQVMYAMGDDPVPVAR, from the coding sequence ATGAACGGGACCAACTACGCCGGCGGTCACGGGATCATGGGGGGACCCTCAAAGGAGGTCGAACTCTCCGCCGACGAGAAGCGAGGTCTGCGACGCGCCGTCGCGGGCATCGTCTCTCGGACCGAGTCCTATCTGCCCGACGGCTACGTCGTCGGCTCCGAACTGACCTACGGATCGAACGGGCCGGAAGCGACCGTCGCCGTTCGTCCCCCCGCCGGGCACCCCGTGAGCGCGGGGTTCCAGCCCGACGCCGAGGACATCGAGGCCGGCCTCGACGACGCCGACCGTGACGAGGTCGCGAAGGGGCTGGCAGCCAGCGCCGCCGCACAAGTAATGTACGCGATGGGTGACGATCCGGTACCGGTCGCGAGATAG
- a CDS encoding DUF2298 domain-containing protein, whose amino-acid sequence MEWIPVLAYLLVVGGLTALGAPIAAAAFQHLPRRGAAFALPAALVPFAIAVFWIGQLTFGFHTLLLGLGIVLAVAALSWRRGARPDWRAVAGAYGVFAVGFLIMVAFRAGNPAITPQAGEQFLHFALVNTLERAETLPPEDMWFAGEPLKYYYGTQMQVASLSMLTGVAIRYGFNLGIATFYGMLFVVAYGVGGAVVSRRGGSYRLGGVFTAFFVALAGASTTAIRLFTPYIPDALAGPVEQAAFGFVAQRFDGGELQTTVSDLSQPLDWGWWYTRYVVPGTIQEVPLYSFVKADLHGHTFANPYVMFAGALALAYYVTPERERFRRLALVFGGLGAVAGLFGFMNTWSLPTAAGMAMLAVGAADAHPATLLPEGVAERLEPATAAESRGEWLAHELWRVALAVVVGGVVLLIGVAVASPFLVFGHVPSNEGIGFLPPRSPLPAFLVMYGGLLTMFGVYLANEGWPAAEDLPTAWLGAAGVLVLGAVGAALVIENFAVMALLLTLIVAGWLLVRSGRAGFATVLLVAGAGLLLSLELAHAKLPLIANPRWNTSLKVAVQAWTLGAAGAGAATALLLRRHVGRLASAGEARLAAGETAARDSLDNRAALGSALTVGFVVVVLLVSATFPVMMFAAEVGGPVADDHYEPSLDGLKAVENYHANEYDALRWLKERPGKPTIVETPGASYHWSNPAATFSGLPTVIGWDHEAEYRSQEAYERRVRNVDTIYAGEWAQAADLLERYDVTYVYVGPNEKDLYGDAMRSFDREAFSVAFEGGAVTIYEVDHSALPDDEQDGA is encoded by the coding sequence ATGGAGTGGATCCCCGTCCTCGCGTACCTCCTCGTCGTCGGGGGGCTGACCGCGCTCGGTGCGCCGATCGCCGCCGCGGCGTTCCAACACCTCCCGCGGCGGGGCGCCGCCTTTGCGCTCCCGGCCGCGCTGGTCCCGTTCGCGATCGCGGTGTTCTGGATCGGCCAACTCACCTTCGGCTTCCACACCCTCCTCCTCGGGCTGGGAATCGTGCTCGCCGTCGCCGCGCTCTCGTGGCGCCGCGGTGCCCGCCCCGACTGGCGCGCCGTCGCCGGCGCCTACGGCGTCTTCGCCGTCGGCTTCCTGATCATGGTCGCGTTCCGCGCTGGCAACCCCGCGATCACGCCACAGGCCGGCGAGCAGTTCCTCCACTTCGCGCTGGTCAACACGCTCGAACGCGCCGAAACGCTGCCCCCGGAGGACATGTGGTTCGCCGGGGAGCCGCTGAAGTACTACTACGGCACCCAGATGCAGGTCGCCAGCCTCTCGATGCTGACCGGCGTCGCCATCCGCTACGGCTTCAACCTCGGCATCGCGACGTTCTACGGGATGCTGTTCGTCGTCGCCTACGGCGTCGGCGGGGCCGTCGTCTCCCGCCGGGGCGGGTCCTACCGCCTCGGCGGCGTCTTCACGGCCTTCTTCGTCGCCCTCGCCGGGGCGTCGACGACCGCGATCCGACTGTTCACGCCCTACATCCCCGACGCGCTCGCCGGCCCGGTCGAGCAGGCCGCCTTCGGCTTCGTCGCCCAGCGCTTCGACGGCGGCGAACTCCAGACGACGGTTTCGGACCTCTCACAGCCCCTCGACTGGGGGTGGTGGTACACCCGCTACGTCGTCCCGGGCACGATCCAGGAGGTGCCCCTCTACTCCTTCGTCAAGGCCGACCTCCACGGCCACACGTTCGCGAACCCCTACGTCATGTTCGCCGGCGCGCTGGCGCTGGCGTACTACGTCACGCCCGAACGGGAGCGGTTCCGACGGCTCGCTCTCGTCTTCGGCGGTCTCGGCGCAGTCGCCGGCCTCTTTGGCTTCATGAACACGTGGTCGCTCCCGACCGCTGCCGGGATGGCGATGCTGGCCGTCGGCGCCGCCGACGCTCACCCGGCGACGCTGCTTCCCGAGGGGGTTGCAGAACGCCTCGAACCCGCGACGGCCGCCGAGAGCCGCGGCGAGTGGCTCGCCCACGAACTCTGGCGGGTCGCGCTCGCCGTCGTCGTCGGCGGTGTGGTGCTCCTCATCGGCGTCGCCGTCGCGTCGCCGTTCCTCGTGTTCGGCCACGTGCCCAGCAACGAGGGGATCGGGTTCCTCCCGCCGCGGAGCCCGCTACCGGCGTTCCTCGTGATGTACGGCGGGCTGTTGACCATGTTCGGGGTCTACCTCGCCAACGAGGGCTGGCCCGCGGCCGAGGACCTCCCGACCGCGTGGCTCGGCGCCGCCGGCGTGCTCGTCCTCGGCGCCGTCGGCGCGGCGCTGGTGATCGAGAACTTCGCCGTGATGGCGCTACTACTGACGCTGATCGTCGCCGGCTGGCTGCTGGTGCGCTCGGGGCGGGCGGGCTTTGCGACGGTGTTGCTGGTCGCCGGCGCCGGCCTGCTGCTCTCGCTCGAACTCGCCCACGCGAAGCTGCCGCTGATCGCCAACCCCCGGTGGAACACCTCGCTGAAGGTGGCCGTACAGGCGTGGACGCTGGGCGCCGCCGGCGCGGGGGCGGCGACAGCACTCCTCCTGCGCCGGCACGTCGGCCGACTCGCGTCCGCCGGCGAGGCACGGCTGGCTGCCGGTGAGACCGCCGCCCGTGACTCGCTGGACAACCGAGCGGCGCTCGGTTCGGCGCTCACGGTCGGGTTCGTCGTCGTCGTGTTGCTGGTCAGCGCGACGTTCCCCGTGATGATGTTCGCCGCAGAGGTCGGCGGCCCCGTCGCCGACGACCACTACGAGCCGTCGCTCGACGGGCTGAAAGCCGTCGAGAACTACCACGCCAACGAGTACGACGCGCTGCGCTGGCTGAAGGAGCGACCCGGAAAGCCGACCATCGTCGAGACACCGGGTGCGTCCTACCACTGGTCGAACCCCGCCGCGACGTTCTCGGGACTGCCGACGGTCATCGGTTGGGACCACGAAGCCGAGTACCGGAGCCAGGAGGCGTACGAACGCCGGGTCAGAAACGTCGATACGATCTACGCCGGCGAGTGGGCGCAGGCCGCCGACCTCCTGGAGCGCTATGACGTGACCTACGTCTACGTCGGCCCCAACGAGAAGGACCTCTACGGCGACGCCATGCGGTCGTTCGACCGCGAGGCGTTCTCGGTGGCCTTCGAGGGCGGCGCCGTGACCATCTACGAGGTGGACCACTCGGCGCTGCCCGACGACGAACAGGACGGCGCCTGA